A section of the Trichomycterus rosablanca isolate fTriRos1 chromosome 6, fTriRos1.hap1, whole genome shotgun sequence genome encodes:
- the rbm38 gene encoding RNA-binding protein 38: MLLHQFTNGPVETMHPTGIQKDTTFTKIFVGGLPYHTNDASLRKYFEAYGEIDEAVVITDRQTGKSRGYGFVTMTDRLAAERACKDPNPIIDGRKANVNLAYLGAKPRSLQTGISIGVQPLHPAALIQRQYGLAQQYVYPQAFVQPSLVLPSQVASTLTSPYVDYSAYSQYTSGAFEHYPYASSPGFVGYSYGTSPITAPASTTTALHQTLTNAPTAATPAFIQYPPQQHLQPERMQ, encoded by the exons ATGCTTTTACATCAGTTTACGAACGGACCAGTTGAAACTATGCATCCCACGGGTATCCAGAAAGACACAACTTTCACTAAGATCTTCGTGGGGGGTTTACCTTACCACACTAACGATGCTTCTCTGAGAAAGTATTTTGAAGCGTACGGAGAGATAGACGAGGCTGTCGTCATAACGGACAGACAAACGGGCAAGTCAAGAGGCTACGGCTTT GTCACAATGACTGACAGGTTGGCAGCAGAACGAGCCTGTAAAGACCCCAACCCCATTATCGATGGCCGCAAGGCCAATGTCAACCTGGCCTACCTTGGAGCCAAGCCACGTAGCCTTCAGACAG GGATATCTATTGGTGTGCAGCCACTCCACCCAGCAGCCCTTATTCAAAGACAGTATGG GTTGGCGCAGCAGTACGTCTACCCCCAGGCCTTCGTGCAGCCGAGCCTTGTGCTGCCCTCCCAAGTGGCCTCTACGCTCACCTCCCCCTATGTGGACTACAGTGCCTACAGTCAGTACACCTCAGGAGCTTTCGAGCACTACCCCTACGCTTCGTCTCCAGGCTTTGTGGGTTACAGCTACGGCACCAGCCCCATCACCGCCCCGGCCTCCACCACCACTGCGCTGCACCAGACCCTGACCAATgcacccactgctgccacacctGCCTTTATCCAGTACCCTCCACAGCAGCATCTGCAACCAGAGCGCATGCAGTAA